One genomic region from Flagellimonas oceani encodes:
- a CDS encoding LptF/LptG family permease, whose amino-acid sequence MLTILDRYILKRYLITFMGMLLLFVPIGIMANLAEKIGKIIDNEAPLAEVIVFYGNFTLVIGNLLLPIFLFLSIIFFTSKLASNTEIVAILSSGVSFGRFLRPYFVGATLVAILIFMMGMFIVPHASIGFNEFEYKYFKKGKQTRVTENIFNQLNERDYLYVSSFDPNRQIGYNFTYEHFDSIGKLDYKISASNIRWIADDSIYRLTNYEKREVRNETEYINAKRRLDTVFSFKIDDLTPVSYVAETKNLFELNDFIEDQRRKGASNINAYVLVKYKRWALPIAAFILTVIAVAVSSVKRRGGMGLNLAFGIGVAFVYIFFDKVFGTLAEQSGFSPLLAVVIPNLLFGVFAIYMLMKAKR is encoded by the coding sequence CTTTTGCTGTTCGTGCCCATTGGGATTATGGCGAACTTGGCGGAAAAAATTGGTAAGATCATAGACAATGAAGCCCCATTGGCCGAAGTGATCGTTTTTTATGGAAACTTTACCTTGGTCATCGGAAACTTGTTGTTGCCCATTTTCCTTTTTCTATCTATCATCTTTTTTACCTCAAAACTGGCCAGTAATACCGAAATCGTAGCGATTTTGAGTTCGGGTGTGTCATTTGGACGGTTTTTGCGACCCTATTTTGTCGGGGCAACATTGGTGGCCATACTCATCTTTATGATGGGGATGTTCATTGTACCGCATGCCAGTATCGGTTTTAACGAATTTGAGTACAAATATTTTAAGAAGGGCAAACAGACCCGGGTAACGGAGAATATCTTCAACCAATTGAACGAGCGTGACTATTTATATGTAAGCAGCTTTGACCCCAATCGTCAAATCGGTTATAATTTCACCTACGAGCACTTCGACTCCATCGGAAAGCTGGACTATAAAATTTCTGCCAGCAATATTCGTTGGATCGCGGATGATAGTATTTACCGTTTAACGAATTATGAGAAACGCGAGGTGAGAAATGAAACGGAATACATCAATGCCAAGCGTAGGCTGGATACCGTTTTCTCCTTTAAAATAGATGACCTTACCCCGGTGTCCTATGTAGCGGAGACCAAAAACCTTTTTGAGCTCAACGACTTTATCGAAGATCAGCGTAGAAAGGGCGCATCCAACATCAATGCATACGTACTTGTTAAATACAAACGATGGGCACTGCCCATAGCGGCATTCATCCTAACCGTGATAGCGGTGGCGGTATCTTCCGTAAAACGTAGGGGAGGTATGGGCCTTAATTTGGCATTTGGCATAGGGGTGGCCTTCGTATATATCTTTTTTGACAAAGTTTTTGGAACATTGGCAGAGCAATCTGGTTTTTCACCACTTTTGGCGGTGGTGATTCCGAACCTTCTTTTTGGTGTTTTTGCCATTTATATGTTGATGAAAGCCAAACGATAA
- a CDS encoding acetyl-CoA carboxylase carboxyltransferase subunit alpha → MEYLEFELPIKELEDQLQKCMVIGEESDVDVTETCSQIEKKLAQTRKDIYQNLTAWQRVQLSRHPSRPYTMDYINAICGDTFLELHGDRNVKDDKAMVGGLGKIGDQSYMFIGQQKGYNTKTRQYRNFGMANPEGYRKALRLMKSAEKFNIPVVCFVDTPGAYPGIEAEERGQGEAIARNILEMTRLKVPIIVIIIGEGASGGALGIGVGDKVLMLENTWYSVISPESCSSILWRSWEYKEQAAEALKLTATDMKKQGLVDEIVKEPLGGAHTNRQKTFETVANKISSHFEELNKLSPKELVKSRMEKYSNMGVFSE, encoded by the coding sequence ATGGAATATCTAGAATTTGAACTCCCGATCAAGGAACTTGAAGACCAACTTCAAAAATGTATGGTGATCGGGGAAGAAAGTGATGTAGACGTTACCGAGACCTGTTCTCAAATCGAGAAAAAACTGGCTCAGACCCGAAAAGATATCTATCAAAACCTTACAGCTTGGCAACGGGTGCAATTATCCAGGCATCCCAGCAGACCCTACACTATGGATTACATCAATGCCATTTGTGGAGATACTTTTTTGGAGCTTCACGGTGACAGAAATGTAAAGGACGATAAGGCCATGGTGGGCGGTTTGGGAAAAATTGGTGACCAAAGCTATATGTTCATCGGTCAACAGAAAGGATATAATACCAAGACCCGTCAATACCGAAATTTCGGTATGGCCAATCCCGAAGGATACCGTAAGGCACTTCGTTTGATGAAGTCTGCCGAAAAATTCAACATACCCGTGGTGTGCTTTGTGGATACCCCCGGTGCCTATCCTGGCATCGAGGCAGAAGAGCGCGGCCAAGGTGAGGCCATTGCCCGAAATATATTGGAGATGACCCGTTTAAAAGTACCGATAATTGTAATCATCATTGGTGAGGGAGCCTCCGGTGGCGCATTGGGCATTGGTGTTGGCGATAAAGTATTGATGTTGGAAAACACATGGTACTCCGTAATCTCCCCAGAATCGTGTTCATCCATACTTTGGAGAAGTTGGGAATACAAGGAACAAGCCGCAGAAGCATTGAAACTGACCGCTACCGATATGAAAAAGCAAGGTCTGGTCGATGAAATTGTTAAGGAACCCTTGGGAGGGGCACATACCAATAGACAGAAAACATTCGAAACCGTCGCAAATAAAATTTCTTCCCATTTTGAAGAACTCAATAAGTTATCACCAAAGGAATTGGTGAAATCCCGGATGGAAAAATATTCCAACATGGGGGTTTTCAGTGAATAA